A single region of the Mus caroli chromosome 16, CAROLI_EIJ_v1.1, whole genome shotgun sequence genome encodes:
- the Kcnj6 gene encoding G protein-activated inward rectifier potassium channel 2 isoform X4 codes for MDQDVESPVAIHQPKLPKQARDDLPRHISRDRTKRKIQRYVRKDGKCNVHHGNVRETYRYLTDIFTTLVDLKWRFNLLIFVMVYTVTWLFFGMIWWLIAYIRGDMDHIEDPSWTPCVTNLNGFVSAFLFSIETETTIGYGYRVITDKCPEGIILLLIQSVLGSIVNAFMVGCMFVKISQPKKRAETLVFSTHAVISMRDGKLCLMFRVGDLRNSHIVEASIRAKLIKSKQTSEGEFIPLNQTDINVGYYTGDDRLFLVSPLIISHEINQQSPFWEISKAQLPKEELEIVVILEGMVEATGQF; via the exons ATGGACCAGGATGTGGAAAGCCCAGTGGCCATTCACCAGCCAAAGTTGCCTAAGCAGGCCAGGGACGACCTGCCGAGACACATCAGCCGAGACAGGACCAAAAGGAAAATCCAGAGGTACGTGAGGAAGGATGGGAAGTGCAACGTTCACCACGGCAACGTGCGGGAGACGTACCGATACCTGACGGACATCTTCACCACCCTGGTGGACCTAAAGTGGAGATTCAACCTGTTGATCTTTGTCATGGTCTACACAGTGACGTGGCTTTTCTTTGGGATGATCTGGTGGCTGATCGCGTACATCCGGGGAGATATGGACCACATAGAGGACCCCTCGTGGACTCCCTGTGTCACCAACCTCAATGGGTTTGTCTCTGCTTTTTTATTCTCCATAGAGACAGAAACCACCATCGGTTATGGCTACCGGGTCATCACGGACAAGTGCCCCGAGGGGATTATTCTCCTCTTAATCCAGTCCGTGTTGGGGTCCATTGTCAACGCCTTCATGGTAGGTTGTATGTTTGTGAAAATATCCCAACCCAAGAAGAGGGCAGAGACCCTAGTCTTTTCCACCCACGCGGTGATCTCCATGCGCGATGGGAAACTGTGCTTGATGTTCCGGGTGGGGGACTTGAGGAATTCTCACATTGTGGAGGCGTCCATCAGAGCCAAGTTGATCAAGTCCAAACAGACTTCAGAGGGGGAGTTCATTCCCCTCAACCAGACGGATATCAACGTGGGGTACTACACGGGCGATGACCGGCTCTTTCTGGTGTCGCCATTGATTATCAGCCATGAAATTAACCAACAGAGTCCCTTCTGGGAGATCTCCAAAGCCCAGCTGCCTAAAGAGGAACTGGAGATTGTGGTCATCCTGGAGGGAATGGTGGAAGCCACAG GGCAGTTCTGA